The following are encoded together in the Anopheles nili chromosome 3, idAnoNiliSN_F5_01, whole genome shotgun sequence genome:
- the LOC128725371 gene encoding uncharacterized protein LOC128725371, translating to MKFLLMTICLFVLAFALVAAIPAVHDEGLFGADGAADETLNPQDPQAFLLKKLLLKKKLLLLG from the exons ATGAAATTCTTGCTCATG ACCATCTGCCTGTTCGTGCTGGCCTTCGCCCTGGTGGCAGCCATCCCTGCCGTGCACGACGAAGGTCTCTTCGGTGCTGATGGAGCTGCGGATGAAACCCTGAACCCTCAGGATCCGCAGGCCTTCCTGCTGAAGAAGCTGCTGCTCAAGAAGAAATTGCTCCTGCTCGGTTAA
- the LOC128726283 gene encoding phosphatidylinositol-glycan biosynthesis class F protein, translated as MDAQAQSILATRMFINISILSIALNASFFGYLLYSNRLYDVGKCCTSFVLVILPLSELLKHFYITRTFLPHTGVKSTAASSSGRTTLPSGAKNNRIRGKEWFGSSVLFILTTLFYAFICVVLGAPLDQYEETFSLALTLTTVTIFPIMLLLGQSQTYQLLLSETLELKNHLANSYLNLLKNNCIGVILGAWGASVVAPLDWDRPWQVYPIPNVVGSIGGLFGMNVFNLLSTAYINMYRNRRTKSL; from the coding sequence ATGGACGCCCAAGCACAAAGCATACTGGCGACAAGGATGTTTATCAACATCAGCATCCTTTCGATTGCTCTCAATGCATCCTTCTTCGGTTACCTATTGTACAGCAATCGCCTATACGATGTCGGAAAGTGTTGCACATCTTTCGTTCTAGTCATTCTTCCTCTCTCGGAGCTACTGAAACATTTCTACATAACGCGAACGTTCCTGCCGCACACCGGCGTGAAGTCGAccgcagcatcatcatccggAAGAACTACATTACCTTCTGGTGCGAAAAATAACCGAATACGGGGAAAAGAATGGTTTGGTTCCAGTGTATTATTCATCCTTACTACACTGTTTTACGCCTTTATTTGTGTCGTTTTGGGAGCGCCGTTGGATCAGTACGAAGAAACATTTTCCCTGGCACTAACACTGACCACGGTGACCATTTTCCCAATCATGCTGTTATTAGGGCAGTCGCAGACATACCAGTTGCTTCTTTCTGAGACCCTTGAACTGAAAAACCATCTCGCTAACAGCTATTTGAACTTGCTTAAGAATAATTGCATTGGTGTGATTTTGGGAGCCTGGGGAGCATCGGTGGTAGCCCCGTTAGACTGGGATCGACCCTGGCAGGTGTATCCTATTCCAAATGTAgtcggttcgatcggtggaCTGTTTGGAATGAACGTGTTTAATCTGCTGAGTACCGCTTATATTAATATGTATCGTAATCGGCGGACTAAATCACTGTAG